A genomic window from Nicotiana sylvestris chromosome 11, ASM39365v2, whole genome shotgun sequence includes:
- the LOC104240125 gene encoding uncharacterized protein: protein MATMKMLLTLLVAAILFCSHQQVATAREIAVADDGNELKLWPWKIPCYLPWPFPWPRPWPCPSPPPPPPRPCPPPPPPPCPPPPAPSSSCSASDEAKIYKCMFNETKIDPCCPIFKSTLGTSCPCYKYAENLGNQELIALQAYCDIDSPCKGLQVIKLSREEK from the exons ATGGCAACCATGAAAATGCTCCTTACCTTATTGGTGGCTGCAATTTTATTTTGCAGCCACCAACAAGTGGCCACGGCAAGAGAAATAGCCGTGGCCGATGACGGAAATGAGTTAAAGCTTTGGCCATGGAAAATTCCATGTTATTTGCCGTGGCCATTCCCGTGGCCACGGCCGTGGCCATGTCCTAGCCCTCCTCCACCACCACCACGGCCATGCCCTCCACCACCTCCACCACCATGCCCACCCCCACCTGCCCCGAGTTCGAGCTGCTCAGCTAGTGACGAAGCAAAGATTTACAAGTGCATGTTCAACGAAACTAAAATTGATCCATGCTGCCCAATATTCAAGAGCACACTTGGTACTAGTTGCCCTTGCTATAAATATGCAGAGAATTTGGGTAatcaagagttaatcgctcttcAAGCTTATTGTGACATTGATAGCCCTTGCAAGGGTTTGCAA GTGATTAAGCTGTCCAGGGAggaaaagtaa